The Solibacillus daqui genome has a segment encoding these proteins:
- a CDS encoding LytTR family DNA-binding domain-containing protein: protein MNLNKVDVEKSVLEQYKVILEDWIPSDASIAIAVNYTFIYFRSGHHNFSLSIGSPVPENSIAFKVLHEKKKIDAVMDTSLFDTPYYAIGYPITIDSQLGALVVVLPPLFKIEAPNLYQFLTGKQHEDWIPVPIEQISYIESLQKRTWFYSNKQQYKTAVTLKELQTRLPSTFVRIHRSYIINIFFIKKITRDLTSNFIVHLKDGTELPISQSYINELRGILKF, encoded by the coding sequence TTGAATTTAAACAAAGTTGATGTGGAGAAGAGTGTTTTAGAACAGTATAAAGTTATTTTAGAAGATTGGATTCCAAGTGATGCCTCAATCGCAATTGCAGTGAATTATACATTCATTTACTTCCGTTCAGGTCACCATAACTTTTCATTATCAATTGGTTCACCTGTACCAGAAAACAGCATTGCCTTTAAAGTACTACATGAAAAGAAAAAAATTGATGCAGTTATGGATACTAGCTTATTCGATACGCCATACTATGCAATTGGCTATCCTATCACAATAGATAGCCAACTTGGTGCACTTGTTGTCGTGTTGCCTCCACTCTTTAAAATTGAAGCACCTAATCTATATCAATTTTTAACAGGGAAACAACACGAAGATTGGATCCCTGTACCAATTGAGCAAATTTCTTATATTGAAAGCCTCCAAAAACGTACATGGTTTTATTCAAATAAGCAGCAATATAAAACTGCCGTCACTTTAAAAGAGCTACAAACAAGGCTTCCAAGCACTTTTGTTCGTATCCATCGTTCTTATATTATTAATATTTTCTTTATAAAGAAAATCACACGCGATTTAACTTCAAACTTTATTGTTCATCTAAAAGATGGTACTGAGTTACCTATTAGTCAATCTTATATTAATGAGTTACGAGGTATTTTAAAGTTTTAA
- the aceA gene encoding isocitrate lyase — MTTRQERIEALQKDWAENARWKGIERGYSAEEVVKLQGSFIQEQTLAKRGAARLWNSLHEQPFINALGALTGNQAVQQVKAGLQAIYLSGWQVAADANLSGQMYPDQSLYPANSVPAVVKRINQALQRADQIDHSEGREDGFDWFAPIVADAEAGFGGPLNVFELVKGMIEAGASGVHLEDQLASEKKCGHLGGKVLLPTQNAVRNLIAARLAADVMGVDTVLIARTDADAADMVTSDIDPRDAEFITGERTPEGFYRTNAGIKQAIARGLAYAPYADLIWCETSHPSLEEAREFATAIHAEFPGKMLAYNCSPSFNWKAKLSDEEIAEYQRELGKLGYKFQFITLAGFHSLNYSMFELAHDYKDNGMAAYSKLQQAEFAAESKGYTATRHQREVGTGYFDEVSQTISGGTSSTTAMSGSTEAEQFV, encoded by the coding sequence ATGACAACTCGTCAAGAAAGAATCGAAGCTTTACAAAAGGATTGGGCAGAAAACGCTCGTTGGAAAGGTATTGAGCGTGGTTACTCAGCTGAAGAGGTTGTGAAATTACAAGGATCGTTCATTCAAGAGCAAACGTTAGCAAAACGTGGTGCTGCACGTCTTTGGAACTCATTACACGAACAGCCATTTATCAACGCTTTAGGTGCTTTAACTGGTAATCAAGCAGTTCAACAAGTAAAAGCAGGTTTACAAGCAATCTACTTATCGGGGTGGCAAGTAGCAGCTGATGCAAACCTTTCTGGTCAAATGTATCCAGACCAATCTTTATACCCAGCAAACTCTGTGCCAGCAGTAGTGAAGCGTATTAACCAAGCGCTACAACGTGCTGATCAAATCGATCATTCAGAAGGTCGTGAAGATGGTTTTGACTGGTTCGCGCCGATCGTAGCTGATGCTGAAGCAGGCTTCGGTGGTCCGTTAAACGTATTCGAATTAGTAAAAGGTATGATTGAGGCTGGCGCTTCAGGCGTACATTTAGAAGATCAATTAGCTTCTGAGAAAAAATGCGGTCACTTAGGTGGTAAAGTATTGCTTCCTACACAAAATGCAGTACGTAACCTGATTGCTGCACGTTTAGCTGCTGACGTAATGGGTGTAGATACAGTGTTAATCGCACGTACGGATGCAGATGCTGCAGATATGGTAACTTCTGATATCGATCCACGTGATGCAGAATTCATCACTGGTGAACGTACTCCAGAAGGTTTCTACCGTACAAATGCAGGCATTAAGCAAGCAATCGCTCGTGGTTTAGCTTATGCGCCATATGCAGATTTAATTTGGTGTGAGACGTCTCACCCATCGTTAGAAGAAGCTCGTGAGTTTGCAACGGCAATCCACGCTGAATTCCCAGGAAAAATGTTAGCGTACAACTGCTCGCCTTCATTTAACTGGAAAGCTAAGTTATCAGATGAAGAAATCGCTGAGTACCAACGCGAATTAGGAAAGTTAGGATACAAGTTCCAATTCATTACGCTTGCTGGTTTCCACAGCTTAAACTACTCAATGTTCGAGCTTGCGCATGACTATAAAGACAATGGTATGGCTGCATACTCTAAATTACAACAAGCTGAATTTGCCGCAGAGTCTAAAGGTTACACTGCAACTCGTCACCAACGTGAAGTGGGTACAGGTTACTTTGACGAAGTATCACAAACAATTTCAGGTGGTACATCTTCAACAACTGCAATGTCTGGATCTACTGAGGCTGAGCAATTCGTATAA